A single region of the Streptomyces sp. NBC_01803 genome encodes:
- a CDS encoding DUF7848 domain-containing protein: MSPRAIVRHAEWTLTEEIADGTPRPVFRVACLECGAQFEAVDNQPEPVELWALKHTGMNPAHRQFKVVTEWRWRVVPAPDNPRFVLEQAEESPGQ; encoded by the coding sequence ATGAGCCCCCGAGCGATCGTCCGTCATGCCGAATGGACCCTCACGGAGGAAATCGCGGACGGTACGCCCAGGCCGGTGTTCCGCGTCGCGTGCCTGGAGTGCGGCGCCCAGTTCGAGGCGGTGGACAACCAGCCGGAGCCCGTTGAGCTTTGGGCCCTGAAGCACACGGGCATGAACCCGGCTCACCGGCAGTTCAAGGTCGTCACCGAGTGGCGGTGGCGCGTCGTTCCGGCTCCGGACAACCCGCGCTTCGTGCTGGAACAGGCGGAGGAGAGCCCCGGCCAGTAG
- a CDS encoding XRE family transcriptional regulator, protein MAAGGWTHATLAAKVEVDPKSVERWVNLGRVPRRSTALLAAETLGEDVHALWPALRQARPARAVSPELVALYDQRADIPATAFVDLLAQAGEHIDVLVYAAVFLHEAYPRLNALLRERAAAGATIRIAIGDADSPNVRQRGEEERFGHGIESRCQLALMHYRPLIGIPGIEVRTHGTTLYNSLYRGDDQMLVNAHVWGVNAYAAPVWHLRRSDAGGIFDTYAESFNAVWATASPVEEH, encoded by the coding sequence ATGGCAGCCGGCGGCTGGACCCACGCCACGCTTGCGGCAAAGGTCGAGGTCGATCCCAAGTCCGTCGAACGATGGGTGAACCTCGGCCGTGTTCCACGCCGTTCCACGGCCCTGCTGGCAGCAGAGACGCTAGGAGAAGACGTGCACGCACTATGGCCGGCCCTCCGCCAGGCGCGCCCCGCCCGAGCGGTCAGCCCCGAGCTGGTGGCGCTCTACGACCAGCGCGCCGACATCCCCGCGACGGCGTTCGTGGATCTGCTGGCCCAGGCCGGGGAACACATCGACGTACTGGTGTACGCGGCTGTGTTCCTGCACGAGGCGTACCCCCGCCTCAACGCCCTCCTCCGTGAACGCGCCGCCGCAGGCGCGACGATCCGCATCGCCATCGGCGACGCCGACAGCCCGAACGTCCGGCAGCGCGGCGAAGAGGAGCGCTTCGGCCACGGCATCGAGTCCCGGTGCCAACTGGCCCTGATGCACTACCGCCCGCTCATCGGCATCCCGGGCATCGAAGTCCGCACCCACGGCACCACGCTCTACAACTCCCTCTATCGCGGCGACGACCAGATGCTTGTCAACGCCCACGTCTGGGGCGTGAACGCCTACGCCGCCCCGGTGTGGCACCTCCGCCGCAGCGACGCAGGCGGGATATTCGACACCTATGCCGAAAGCTTCAACGCCGTCTGGGCCACCGCATCCCCCGTCGAGGAACACTGA
- a CDS encoding NUDIX hydrolase, producing the protein MARTEYYDDPNAPEPNSMVVAASAVVTNDQGHILLQRRRDNDLWALPGGGMELTDSLPGTAIREVKEETGLDIEITGLVGTYTDPRHIIEYSDGEVRRQFNVCFTGRIIGGELAISEESTELRFVTPNELTDLPMHHTQRLRLEHYLENGDQPHLG; encoded by the coding sequence ATGGCACGAACCGAGTACTACGACGACCCCAATGCCCCCGAGCCCAACAGCATGGTCGTCGCCGCCTCAGCCGTCGTCACCAACGACCAGGGCCACATCCTGCTTCAGCGCCGCCGGGACAACGACCTGTGGGCCCTGCCCGGCGGAGGCATGGAGCTGACCGACTCGCTTCCAGGCACGGCCATCCGCGAGGTAAAGGAAGAAACGGGCCTGGACATCGAGATCACAGGACTCGTCGGCACCTACACCGACCCTCGCCACATCATCGAGTACTCAGACGGCGAGGTCCGCCGCCAGTTCAACGTCTGCTTCACAGGCCGCATCATCGGCGGCGAACTGGCGATCTCCGAGGAGTCCACCGAACTCCGCTTCGTCACCCCGAACGAGCTGACCGACCTCCCTATGCACCACACGCAGCGACTCAGGCTGGAACACTACCTGGAGAACGGTGACCAGCCGCACCTTGGATAA